One Chlorobaculum limnaeum genomic window carries:
- a CDS encoding ferredoxin, whose translation MANNALKHTANAPGPFYVTSPDDPDGQGCNGCTICYNAAPDFFAEDEEGYAYVAQQPESEADIALCREQMDACPTNAIGDDG comes from the coding sequence ATGGCAAACAACGCACTGAAGCATACGGCAAATGCGCCCGGCCCGTTCTACGTCACCAGCCCGGACGATCCCGACGGACAGGGTTGCAATGGCTGCACCATCTGCTACAACGCCGCCCCGGACTTTTTTGCCGAAGATGAAGAGGGATACGCCTACGTGGCGCAGCAACCCGAATCGGAAGCCGATATCGCCCTCTGCCGCGAGCAGATGGACGCCTGCCCGACCAACGCCATCGGCGACGACGGATGA
- a CDS encoding WD40 repeat domain-containing protein: protein MGFLSKIFGKKEVELKRPQVREDAALIKTLAGHEDRVLGVRFSPDGKKLVSGSFDEKVKLWNVETGNAIHTMSGHTTWVKCVDYSPKGDKVASGSIDSTVRIWDVVTGKCLHVCKGHDIEVRMIAFSPDGKTVASCSRDTTIKFWDVETGNELKTLFGHKSYIECIAFSADGKKLVSCGEEPVVKIWDLESGKNIANYPTGDTLSHFVAFSPDGSKIALCGRDAKVKVLDATSGQMLKVLEGHEDGVRSLCFNPAGTLIASAANDESVRLWDVAKGSLVHTYRGHTHEVQSVAFSPDGKVIASGSDDFKIKLWGVV from the coding sequence ATGGGTTTTCTATCGAAGATATTCGGCAAAAAAGAGGTGGAACTGAAACGCCCGCAGGTGCGCGAAGACGCGGCCCTGATCAAAACCCTCGCCGGTCACGAAGACCGGGTGCTTGGCGTACGCTTCAGCCCCGACGGCAAGAAGCTCGTCAGCGGCAGCTTCGACGAAAAGGTGAAGTTGTGGAATGTCGAGACCGGCAATGCGATCCATACCATGTCGGGCCATACCACCTGGGTCAAGTGCGTCGATTACAGTCCCAAGGGAGACAAGGTCGCCAGCGGCAGCATCGACAGCACGGTGCGCATCTGGGATGTGGTGACCGGCAAGTGCCTGCACGTCTGCAAGGGGCACGACATCGAGGTGCGCATGATCGCTTTCAGCCCCGACGGCAAGACGGTGGCGAGCTGCTCCCGAGATACCACCATCAAATTCTGGGACGTCGAAACCGGCAACGAGCTGAAAACGCTTTTTGGCCACAAATCGTACATCGAGTGCATCGCCTTCAGCGCCGATGGCAAAAAGCTCGTGAGCTGCGGCGAAGAGCCGGTGGTGAAAATCTGGGATCTCGAATCCGGCAAGAACATCGCCAACTACCCGACCGGCGACACCCTTTCGCATTTCGTGGCTTTCAGCCCGGACGGCAGCAAGATCGCGCTGTGCGGACGCGACGCCAAAGTGAAGGTGCTCGACGCGACGAGCGGCCAGATGCTCAAAGTGCTCGAAGGGCATGAAGATGGCGTCCGCAGCCTCTGCTTCAACCCCGCCGGTACGCTCATCGCCAGCGCCGCCAACGACGAGTCGGTCAGGCTCTGGGACGTGGCGAAGGGATCGCTCGTGCACACCTACCGTGGTCACACGCACGAGGTGCAGTCGGTCGCCTTCTCGCCGGACGGCAAAGTGATCGCCAGCGGCAGCGACGACTTCAAAATCAAGCTCTGGGGCGTCGTGTAA